AAGGGCTTGTCgtaattactttttaaatcaTCTTATATACTTCTGTAGTGGAATATGTCGTCAACTGAAGGCAAAGTATGTAAATTATTGTGAAATTCGCGTGcatacatctacatacatatatgtataaagattgtacatatgtatataagtatgtgttaTAACGTAAATTTGATAATTTCAAGGTTATCACTTGTAAAGCTGCTATTGCTTGGGAAGCTAAAAAACCGCTTGTCATTGAAGATGTGGAAGTAGCACCACCCAAATCGCACGAAGTGCGAATTAAGATCGTCGCTTCCGGAGTGTGTCACACCGATGCGTACACTTTAGGCGGATTTGACCCAGAAGGAGGTTAGTAGAGCACTAATAGTTATTAGAATTGAACGTCATAGTTTTTTCGTTTTACTAGTAcacacgtttttttttaaataactattaaaataagCTTTCCTACTTTCCTTTAGTGTTTCCGGTTATACTCGGGCATGAAGGTGCTGGCATTGTAGAGAGCGTTGGCGAAGGTGTGACTGCATTCAAGGCGGGCGATCATGTTATTCCGGTATACATTCCGCAATGTAACGAGTGTAAATTCTGTCGAAGCAACAAAACAAATCTCTGCCAGAAGATACGAATTACACAAGGACAAGGTTTGTTACCAGACGGAACATCGCGTTTCACATGTAAGGGAAAGAAGGTATTTCACTTTATGGGCACCTCTACGTTCTCACAATACACTGTGGTCGCAGATATTTCACTTTGCAAGGTGTGTCAAGAAATTTAACCAAAATTCCATCCAATAATAATTTTATCCATAATTAGGTTGATAAAGAGGCACCACTTGATAAGATTGGACTTCTGGGTTGTGGTATTCCTACAGGATATGGTGCAGCTATTAACACTGCCAAAGTGGAACCAGGTAGCATTTGTGGAATATGGGGTCTAGGCGCTGTTGGGTTAGCAACTGCTATGGGTTGCCGAAAAGCTGGTGCATCTAAAATTTACGGCATCGATTTGAACGCCGATAAATTCgaagttgcgaaaaaattcGGTGTAACGGACTTTATCAATCCCAAAGATGTGGCCGATAAAGGactaatacaaaattatataatagaCCTTCTAGACGGTGGTTTTGATTATTCTTTTGAATGCATTGGAAACGTAAACACCATGCGTGCTGCTTTGGAGGCGACACACAAAGGTTGGGGCACATctgttgttattggtgttgcaGCTGCTGGCCAAGAAATCAGTACACGTCCATTCCAGTTAGTTGTTGGTCGGACGTGGAAGGGTACAGCTTTTGGCGGTTGGAAAAGTGTCTCTGATGTGCCAAAATTGGTACAAGAATATTTGAGTAAAGAATTGTTAGTTGATGAATTTATCACGCACACTATGGACTTGGAAGCCATCAACGAAGCATTTGATTTGATGCACGCCGGAAAGAGCATCCGTTCAATTGTAAGATTGTAAAACAATTAAgagaaaatgtgtaaaaaaagagaaataacaGCATCAAGAATATAATCgtttaacttttttatgtttaattgcGTTGTATATCTTActactttttaaattaacaatagAAGAAACAAGTTACAATTTTGATGAGATTTactttgcatatatatatgtatacatatatatatatatatgttcttacatttttgtaaatattatattatatatatatatatatatatacatatgtgaataacTCTATTTTATGACTATTTAAAACAATAGTATAGCAAAATTCAGCATCAGTCcatttgttatattatattctGTATAATTAATGCAATAATTTTCAATGGTAGCAGGGGCTTAAAATGCTTCTTGCATTCTACGCTGGTGCACTTGCTGTCCCTCATTTCTACTTTGTGGTTTACTGCCTAGCAGTTCTTCCTTGCTACTGCTCCGACTGTCACTGCTACCGCCAATATCATCTATTTCCGAGGCATTCGATTTGTCATCCAGAAAGCTTAAATCCTCATCATCCCTAAAGCCGCTCTTTGACTCAATAGCTTTACTAGCTTTGCCTTGTAAAGTTTCAGTTATGCGCCCGTATTTTTTACGCAAATTATGCAACCAAGTTGTGTCAGACCAGTGATACCAACTGAGTAGGAATATCACCAAAATGAAGAACAAATTGGTACTTATTGCTGTTAAAGAATTTAAATGGTAAGTTATGTGAACAGAtcaaattcaattcaaaaatatatatcttacCAATTACAGCTGACAGTATTGGCCAATTGTACATTATATATCTCAGCCCAGTGAAATCAGCGACAATATGTAATGAAACtgtgtaaaattgtattttttgtgaTTGAATTTCTACGTAGACGTCAGTAATTGGGTGTTGTCGCTCTTCTAAATAATTCGCAAATACTTCTACAGGCACACGTTGAAATTCTTCTTTTAATCCGAGCACAAACAATGGACTGAGTGCCCATGTGCTAATTGTACGTATAAGTGGGGAGCGGTAGCGCATCATAGTTGAGCGACAGGATTGGCCACGTAGTAGAGCATTGGTGTCGCGCATTTCGCCGCACACCATAAACATACCTAGTTCTAAGTTCTGAGGTGATTCTGGCATTTCAATCTGCACCACTACACGATATGCTTGGCCTACCATCAATAGTTGTTGTTTCTTTGTAAGCGAAACATGTGCGTGTGGGAATGTACATGGTGTCGTAGAATCCAAGCAAGAcctgataaatatttaaataacttaaGCTTAATGATTGAATATTATGCTTACTTACTTGAATTGCATGTGAACTGGTCTTGTATGTGATATAGCCGGCATATACGTATAATAGAAGGCTACATACATGAATACTGCTATCCAAATTATTAATACCACCGCAAATGCAATTAATCCCAAACGTAGAACTAATTCTTTCATTGTGCCAACCTTTTCATCAGCTCTGCTCTTAATACCATCGTATACATTGTATCCTACCTTGAGTGCCGGACGTATAAATAAACGCCGCCCTAAACCCGAAGGATCAAGGAGGAAAACAATGAATCGCAATATAAAATTCATTTCGTATATAAATGGTTCTAGTGTGAAACTATTGTTTCTTGTTGAGTATAGATCCGTATGTAAACTTTTCGCACAACGGCTGATGTACAAACTAATCCAGCTCAATTGTAGGCAACGCGGAAATCTCTCTTTTTTACTTTCTGTTTTATGTGGGCGCAATACATTTGAGGTAGATTAGATTTTGGTAAGTTTAATTGTTTCgattatcaaatttattttgctttatcaGCTAGTATGGACAGAGTACAAATGAGATCTTTCTCTTTGCAACTCTCCTTCGCCTAGTTTTAAAGGCTTTTTACACTTGAGCATTATGACTCAATTTGTTCAATATCTCAGTTGTTGGTTTTGTACATGTATTCCAAAGGTCGTTTGCAAAGTGCAATATGTTTCGTTTATGAAGGTATATATGAATgataattaactgtaatataattttatctGACAATGCTAATCGAAAAAAACCATTAAAACTGACATTATTTTGTTGATAATATAGcacttattaataaaaaacaacttCAAGTTTTTACGCCAATCTTCTGGGTTCGAACCAATATGTTTACTTTTCACCAGAGATAAACAGGGAGTTCTTGTTTAGCgttaagtgctgaacacatagagagcgactgactgcaagcgacatctgtcaaatattaaaatacgcaTGTTCGTAcggacacagttatttagacagctgtacgactacacgactgcaggccgtcagttgtcgttctcgctaacttgaaaatattcttatatttgtCAACGACAGGAggagtgatgccactaatatgtaaaaagcataaaatagctctgcaaaatggacagctgtgttgtcttgtgtacatgccggccattgttatgtcgctgccttcttacaaacGTTCATGCAGAaggattcacgacgccatttacagttcactgtcgtgctgccatgtcgtgtggcgctctatgtgttcagcactttatCATACAGAATTGAAAAATACAATTATTCATAggttcaatacttttttaaagaaaaacacagaaacttcaaatttaatggggaatgtttattatcattcgaaagatcattctttggcatatatgtttttatgttctctggatAGACGTTCTCTGTTCTGCTAAGATAATTCCGGATACTGTCAAACTGTATGAATTTTTCCGGCAGACGTCTCTGTAAGCATTATCAACTGTCATTcctttaattttgattttgattctttaaattgtgttattttagttggattgttatttatttgcgattttaatatttttacgacaGTTTAATGTCTTTCCACTATCCACGTAGAGTAAAAGATTTACCTGCTTTAGAACCGGACTCTGACGAAGAAGATGTTAATCAGGAGTATTGagaatatttgcaaaatttgaatatgaaaattaattaaaatcttttattaGTCCTAAAAATGAGGATGAACTTCAAAAAAGTGGATCGAAAAATCATTTAGCAGTGATAGAAGCACCCCCAAAAGTATTTGGAGCTTTTAGCAACATGCGAATGTTGTGagtaataagaaaaatttattattttatattttaatctaTCATATTTAGCCCCAAGCGTTGCTCAGAATTACCCACCCTCGATTCAGATGAGtccgaagaagaagaaaacccCAAAACTGATAATCTTAATTGTGCTATATTAAATGATTCCTTTATCATGAGTCCTGCGGATAACTCTGTACTTAAAACACCTGGCCCGCCATCAGGCGTAAAGAAGAAGCGTGCTGTTGGCAATCTGTCATTTCTTacagattttaataaattggCAATAAACACTGAAggcaaagaaaatataaataaaagtgaagaTTTAATAACAGCGGTGGTAGAAACTATACAACCAAATGCCGCCAGTACCGCAAGAAAGCCACATTTAAGCCGAGCAATCACTTCGTGCCCTCTGCAAAGTATACAGGAAGACAAAGTGGCAAACGATAACCATACCGGAGATATTATCCGCAAAAGTAATGAAAACTGTTCTGGAGCTGTTTTGCAACGTTTTAATTCTGATCCTACGCCACAGAAAAATGCCAAGTATTCAGATTTAGAAACACCACTTCGGCAAAATAACAACACAGCACTGATTCCTGCAATAGCAACTACAAATGACGGTATTGCTGATTCGCAATTCGCCACACCACAAATTCGATCATTCTCAGTTCAGCGGAGGCCACGAGGCTTGTGTTCGACGCAGTCTCAAAAAGAGCGTACGGCAATTGCTAATGAGTTTCGCTCTCAGAAGGTTCTATTTCAAACGCCAATGGCTATAACGCGCGCACCCGTCGTGTGTTTACCTAATGATAGTATTACTTTATCCCTTTGTGATTCCATAAATGGTGCTGAAACTACTCCCAAAACTACAGAAAATATACAACAGAATACTGACAAAAATGTTGTAGTTAAGCAAGAGTTAATTGTTAAATCAAAGAAGTCACTGGagaatgttttttcaaaatcagaTAAACTGGAGGAACCAGATAGAAAGAAACCACCTAACATGAAGAGTTCAGCATCGAAAGAAAAAGAGGATAATTTGCACATTAATAATTCGGATTAt
The sequence above is drawn from the Bactrocera tryoni isolate S06 chromosome 1, CSIRO_BtryS06_freeze2, whole genome shotgun sequence genome and encodes:
- the LOC120766998 gene encoding alcohol dehydrogenase class-3 → MSSTEGKVITCKAAIAWEAKKPLVIEDVEVAPPKSHEVRIKIVASGVCHTDAYTLGGFDPEGVFPVILGHEGAGIVESVGEGVTAFKAGDHVIPVYIPQCNECKFCRSNKTNLCQKIRITQGQGLLPDGTSRFTCKGKKVFHFMGTSTFSQYTVVADISLCKVDKEAPLDKIGLLGCGIPTGYGAAINTAKVEPGSICGIWGLGAVGLATAMGCRKAGASKIYGIDLNADKFEVAKKFGVTDFINPKDVADKGLIQNYIIDLLDGGFDYSFECIGNVNTMRAALEATHKGWGTSVVIGVAAAGQEISTRPFQLVVGRTWKGTAFGGWKSVSDVPKLVQEYLSKELLVDEFITHTMDLEAINEAFDLMHAGKSIRSIVRL
- the LOC120769140 gene encoding dual specificity protein kinase TTK, with amino-acid sequence MSFHYPRRVKDLPALEPDSDEEDVNQDPKNEDELQKSGSKNHLAVIEAPPKVFGAFSNMRMFPKRCSELPTLDSDESEEEENPKTDNLNCAILNDSFIMSPADNSVLKTPGPPSGVKKKRAVGNLSFLTDFNKLAINTEGKENINKSEDLITAVVETIQPNAASTARKPHLSRAITSCPLQSIQEDKVANDNHTGDIIRKSNENCSGAVLQRFNSDPTPQKNAKYSDLETPLRQNNNTALIPAIATTNDGIADSQFATPQIRSFSVQRRPRGLCSTQSQKERTAIANEFRSQKVLFQTPMAITRAPVVCLPNDSITLSLCDSINGAETTPKTTENIQQNTDKNVVVKQELIVKSKKSLENVFSKSDKLEEPDRKKPPNMKSSASKEKEDNLHINNSDYTIIKKIGCGGSSSVYLAKRNSDGTECALKVVDLRGDPVVVDGYLNETKLLAKLQGNICVVALYEYQLLRNESRLFLVMEKGDSDLHKILQTYTTNLPLYVLMNFWYQILQAVNYIHQNGVIHSDLKPANFLMINGRLKLIDFGIASNIALDSTSIIKFSQAGTFNYISPEALTDTSTGSSPMRSNQPKIKISTKSDVWSLGCILYLLLYKRTPFSHIKNIYAKINAITSPTTNIEYPTIPLYYPAMLVHMAKNCLQHNPKKRPSCAELLQYPFNMVIPIQNLAVPTMIKEKN
- the LOC120766999 gene encoding seipin — protein: MNFILRFIVFLLDPSGLGRRLFIRPALKVGYNVYDGIKSRADEKVGTMKELVLRLGLIAFAVVLIIWIAVFMYVAFYYTYMPAISHTRPVHMQFKSCLDSTTPCTFPHAHVSLTKKQQLLMVGQAYRVVVQIEMPESPQNLELGMFMVCGEMRDTNALLRGQSCRSTMMRYRSPLIRTISTWALSPLFVLGLKEEFQRVPVEVFANYLEERQHPITDVYVEIQSQKIQFYTVSLHIVADFTGLRYIMYNWPILSAVIAISTNLFFILVIFLLSWYHWSDTTWLHNLRKKYGRITETLQGKASKAIESKSGFRDDEDLSFLDDKSNASEIDDIGGSSDSRSSSKEELLGSKPQSRNEGQQVHQRRMQEAF